A DNA window from Trypanosoma brucei brucei TREU927 chromosome 10, whole genome shotgun sequence contains the following coding sequences:
- a CDS encoding chloride channel protein, putative — protein MPLLEERHDLSLRQKLQATIPTRHPRFYSSEERRKMERYESVDTFEPATTVYKDHLAGRSQEPRWFIWVFVVVIGIAVSFTAIVVVALLHVFASVRYELLGYGLNNFSFYNPNRYPERSPDHAELDFTAMFEGVGVGLYGISPRSYMKGYLMWVSFSFVTSLISSVICICVPGSVGAGMPEVMAYLNGVDYPMLGSFGVLLAKIASVVFSVASGVCTGHCGTLMLTGAMVGAQTLQRRRWIQIEHVNIIECFRNPRDRRTIVVIGAAAGIASAFNVSIGGLMVVVELISTTIPVRFALYVFAASLVSSLFIQVYFSHFLYFAGRDRTGYSSGELISELVQVFASTIPFEQIVRMHILYFIPTVVIGFICGALSGVYVRLSWFALVVRRHLEQRFKVRAFRALLPVAFTVAYVSLHYWMVVAFGSAGWSPPSSALNPTDNTTAGGLTTLRWGNSSAVSPHFVDTQSGPCVAVPQTLSDSRDVSVISFYGANGFFCAAPNNTVIPVTATVHEQQVWIVLHSYASLAFANADSALQTLLSLRTETMLSLPVLMIFLLIYYTSSAIFLGISPCGDTVFPTLVVGATVGRIVGLVVFLIVSPGSRSSWADPGIFALIGAGSFVGGTTGLAFSICTILMESTGQFQHMLPLMVGIMIAKKTAEIFTHNINAVLLEARCVPMLNYMNVVEKYPMFDARHVMSSKVVVLETVTPIGRVVDVLENTRHNAFPIESVRDQTYKGVVMRRQLEIVLWHLYYSHHLSTCSYECGKRVEASLYRDNLHGVLPPLEKWLDAQLDLSPYIDYSGFCVLATATLPRTYQMFLTLGLRHLTVVDSGNRIVGIITRKDLMADRIIESIIRTDRRRRRIQGSRKHSTNTGSSDVADVEVAGGEESSEVASGRSASGWEAALKYEFYRSGEWCVSDEEDRVSENNSIREEPGGTWKPDATF, from the coding sequence ATGCCGCTGCTTGAAGAACGACACGACCTTTCGCTGCGGCAGAAGCTGCAAGCAACGATCCCTACAAGACACCCACGCTTCTATAGTTCGGAAGAAAGGCGTAAAATGGAGCGGTATGAGTCCGTTGACACGTTCGAGCCGGCAACAACAGTATACAAGGACCATCTTGCAGGTCGCAGTCAGGAACCGCGTTGGTTCATATGGGTGTTCGTTGTTGTAATTGGTATTGCTGTTAGTTTTACAGCCATAGTAGTTGTGGCGTTGTTACACGTGTTTGCAAGCGTGCGTTACGAGCTTCTAGGTTATGGGCTTAATAATTTCTCATTTTACAACCCAAACCGCTATCCCGAGCGCTCTCCGGACCATGCGGAGTTGGACTTCACCGCTATGTTCGAGGGTGTTGGCGTTGGTTTGTACGGCATTAGCCCGCGTTCCTACATGAAAGGGTACCTGATGTGGGTGTCTTTCAGCTTTGTCACATCGCTTATTTCAAGCGTTATTTGTATTTGCGTTCCTGGGAGTGTTGGGGCAGGTATGCCAGAGGTTATGGCGTATTTAAATGGTGTTGATTACCCCATGTTGGGAAGTTTTGGCGTTTTGCTTGCGAAGATCGCCTCCGTTGTTTTTAGTGTGGCAAGTGGCGTTTGTACCGGCCATTGTGGTACGTTAATGCTAACTGGAGCCATGGTGGGGGCGCAGACGCTTCAGAGACGGCGTTGGATACAGATCGAACACGTAAATATTATTGAGTGCTTCAGGAATCCCCGTGATCGTCGGACAATTGTAGTAATCGGTGCCGCGGCGGGCATTGCATCTGCGTTTAATGTTTCGATTGGGGGTCTCATGGTCGTGGTGGAGTTAATTTCCACTACCATACCAGTCCGCTTCGCTCTTTACGTATTTGCTGCGTCACTGGTTTCTTCGTTGTTTATTCAAGTTTATTTTTCGcactttttgtattttgctGGGCGCGACCGTACCGGGTATTCATCAGGAGAACTAATATCGGAACTGGTTCAGGTGTTCGCGTCAACTATTCCTTTTGAGCAGATTGTGAGAATGCATATATTATATTTCATTCCAactgttgttattggttTTATTTGTGGTGCGCTGTCCGGTGTCTATGTCCGGCTGAGTTGGTTCGCGCTTGTGGTACGGCGGCACTTGGAACAACGCTTCAAAGTGAGAGCCTTCCGCGCGTTGTTACCGGTTGCCTTCACCGTTGCTTATGTTAGTTTGCACTACTGGATGGTTGTTGCCTTTGGGAGTGCCGGCTGGTCACCCCCCTCGTCGGCGCTGAATCCAACCGATAACACGACAGCTGGAGGTTTAACAACGCTGCGGTGGGGAAACTCATCAGCGGTGTCTCCCCACTTTGTTGATACTCAGAGCGGGCCTTGCGTTGCCGTGCCCCAAACGTTGTCTGATTCGCGTGACGTGTCGGTCATATCGTTCTACGGTGCTAACGGCTTCTTCTGTGCGGCACCAAACAATACAGTGATCCCCGTTACTGCAACCGTGCATGAACAACAGGTCTGGATTGTACTGCATTCCTATGCTTCTCTTGCTTTCGCCAACGCAGACTCAGCGCTGCAGACGCTTCTCAGTCTGCGGACAGAGACAATGCTCTCTCTCCCTGTTCTAATGATATTTCTGCTGATTTACTACACGTCTTCCGCAATTTTCCTTGGAATATCGCCGTGTGGGGACACTGTGTTTCCCACACTCGTTGTTGGTGCCACCGTTGGCCGTATTGTTGGTCTTGTGGTGTTCCTCATTGTTAGCCCCGGTAGTCGGTCCTCGTGGGCCGATCCGGGCATTTTTGCTCTTATCGGTGCGGGTAGTTTTGTGGGTGGCACAACGGGACTTGCGTTTTCCATCTGTACCATCCTGATGGAAAGCACAGGACAGTTTCAACACATGTTGCCACTCATGGTGGGTATCATGATTGCTAAGAAAACAGCGGAGATCTTCACGCATAATATCAATGCTGTTCTCTTAGAGGCGCGTTGTGTGCCTATGTTGAATTATATGAATGTGGTGGAGAAGTATCCCATGTTCGACGCTCGCCACGTTATGTCCTCTAAAGTGGTTGTGTTGGAGACGGTAACTCCCATTGGTCGCGTGGTGGACGTGCTGGAAAACACCCGCCACAACGCTTTTCCTATTGAAAGCGTTAGGGATCAGACGTACAAGGGGGTTGTGATGCGAAGGCAGTTGGAGATCGTTTTGTGGCACTTATATTACTCGCATCACCTTTCGACTTGTTCGTATGAGTGCGGGAAGCGTGTTGAGGCATCCCTGTATCGGGATAACCTGCATGGtgtgcttcctcctctggaAAAGTGGTTAGATGCGCAGTTGGATCTCTCTCCATATATTGACTATTCGGGGTTTTGCGTGCTCGCCACCGCTACACTCCCGCGTACGTATCAAATGTTCCTAACCCTTGGGCTTCGTCATCTGACCGTCGTGGACAGCGGAAACCGGATCGTTGGAATCATCACACGGAAAGATCTTATGGCCGATCGGATCATTGAGTCAATAATCCGAACTGACAGAAGGCGACGGAGAATCCAGGGGTCGAGAAAACATTCCACAAACACCGGGTCAAGTGATGTTGCAGATGTTGAGGTTGCCGGTGGGGAGGAGTCGAGTGAAGTTGCGTCCGGAAGGTCAGCGAGCGGGTGGGAAGCTGCGTTGAAATATGAATTTTACCGCTCTGGTGAGTGGTGTGTGAGTGATGAGGAAGATAGGGTGTCGGAGAACAATTCCATTAGAGAAGAACCCGGCGGGACTTGGAAACCCGATGCTACTTTCTAA